A window from Dehalobacter sp. DCA encodes these proteins:
- a CDS encoding prohibitin family protein, with translation MEENITPSKPRRGFWIKIIPIVIIIALIAAMIGFKGYIIVEPGHRGVIVQLGKVMPYVLDEGFHIIVPFIQDVIPVEVRLQKDQSDQTTSSKDLQVVNTTIAVNYRLNPENVNKLFQDVGLEYKEKVVDPAVSESLKAVTAQYTAEELISKRSEVSAKVKETLGKKLAVYYMGLDDINITEFDFSDQFNQAIEEKQIAEQQALKANLDLQRIQVEAQQQIEQAKAEAEALKLQKDVITPELVELRKIEAQLEAIKKWDGKLPTVTGSGAVPFIDISSLSK, from the coding sequence ATGGAAGAAAACATCACTCCGTCCAAACCCAGAAGAGGATTCTGGATAAAAATTATTCCGATTGTAATAATTATTGCGCTTATTGCTGCCATGATCGGCTTCAAAGGCTACATAATCGTTGAACCTGGCCACCGGGGCGTTATCGTCCAGCTTGGTAAAGTTATGCCGTACGTTTTAGACGAAGGGTTCCACATCATTGTACCATTCATACAGGATGTTATTCCAGTTGAAGTCCGGCTTCAGAAAGACCAGTCTGACCAAACTACCTCTTCCAAGGACCTTCAGGTCGTAAATACAACGATCGCTGTAAATTACCGGCTTAATCCGGAAAATGTCAACAAGCTCTTCCAGGATGTTGGCCTGGAATACAAAGAAAAAGTTGTCGACCCGGCCGTTAGTGAATCGCTCAAGGCTGTAACCGCTCAGTATACCGCGGAAGAACTAATCTCTAAACGTTCGGAAGTCAGCGCCAAAGTCAAAGAGACGCTTGGTAAGAAGCTTGCAGTCTATTATATGGGACTGGATGACATCAATATCACCGAATTTGACTTCAGCGATCAATTCAATCAGGCTATTGAGGAAAAGCAGATTGCTGAACAGCAAGCCTTAAAAGCAAATCTTGATCTTCAGAGAATCCAAGTCGAAGCCCAGCAGCAGATTGAACAGGCCAAGGCTGAAGCAGAAGCCCTGAAGCTGCAGAAGGATGTCATTACCCCTGAACTGGTAGAACTGCGTAAAATTGAAGCTCAGCTTGAAGCGATTAAGAAATGGGACGGCAAACTCCCGACCGTGACAGGCAGCGGCGCTGTTCCGTTTATCGATATCAGCAGCCTGAGCAAATAA
- a CDS encoding LUD domain-containing protein — protein sequence MSDLNKEIGAYTKNLNKASKDPNINRAITRAVKSYRETVSSTMERYPHTERLAEEVREIKAYSMQHNKELMEQAMEAIERNHGKAFFAKDKDEVFRILDEIVGTGKVIVKGKSMLGEELKLRHGLEKAGNEVWETDLGEFILQLKDDRPMHILSPAIHVPREQVAEIFSDFFKKEVPPDIAQEVGVVREFLREKYFTADIGISGANVVAADTGQVVIIENEGNVRLCTGAPPVHIVIVGIEKLVPSFLEAMITAEVTWRYAQYGAPSYVNIISGPSKTGDIEKVTTYGAHGPKEFYVIFVDNGRSKMMAEEHFSQAAHCLRCGGCMYECPVFQVTAGHYGKTYLSGIGSIWTAFVEGGADAAAPMLYTCLRCGRCVERCPMQINVPSMVGELRSRVVSSEE from the coding sequence ATGTCTGACTTAAATAAAGAAATAGGCGCCTACACCAAGAATTTGAATAAAGCGAGTAAAGACCCTAATATTAACCGGGCGATAACCAGAGCCGTAAAATCTTACCGAGAGACGGTATCTTCAACGATGGAACGCTATCCGCACACGGAAAGGCTTGCCGAGGAAGTTCGAGAAATTAAAGCATATTCGATGCAGCATAACAAAGAGCTTATGGAGCAGGCGATGGAAGCAATTGAAAGAAATCATGGCAAGGCTTTCTTTGCCAAAGACAAGGATGAAGTTTTCCGTATTCTCGATGAGATTGTCGGTACGGGCAAAGTGATTGTAAAAGGCAAGAGCATGCTAGGCGAAGAGCTTAAACTTAGACATGGCCTGGAGAAAGCCGGGAACGAGGTTTGGGAAACCGATCTTGGGGAATTCATTCTTCAGCTGAAAGATGACCGCCCGATGCATATTCTGTCTCCGGCAATCCACGTACCCAGAGAACAGGTTGCAGAGATCTTTTCCGATTTCTTCAAAAAAGAAGTGCCTCCCGATATTGCTCAGGAAGTTGGGGTAGTACGGGAATTTTTAAGAGAGAAATATTTCACTGCTGATATTGGAATCAGCGGTGCCAATGTTGTTGCTGCCGATACCGGTCAAGTTGTTATTATTGAAAATGAAGGAAATGTCCGGCTTTGTACGGGTGCACCGCCTGTACATATTGTCATTGTGGGCATCGAAAAACTTGTACCGTCTTTCCTCGAGGCCATGATAACAGCTGAGGTAACGTGGAGATACGCCCAGTACGGAGCACCGAGTTATGTCAATATTATCAGCGGCCCGAGCAAAACCGGGGATATCGAGAAGGTTACGACTTATGGCGCTCATGGACCGAAAGAATTTTATGTGATTTTTGTCGATAATGGCCGGAGTAAGATGATGGCGGAGGAACATTTCAGCCAGGCTGCGCACTGTCTGCGCTGCGGCGGCTGCATGTATGAGTGCCCGGTATTCCAGGTCACAGCAGGGCATTATGGCAAGACATACTTAAGCGGCATAGGATCTATCTGGACGGCCTTCGTTGAAGGCGGAGCAGATGCTGCAGCTCCGATGCTGTATACCTGTTTGCGCTGCGGACGTTGTGTGGAGCGCTGCCCGATGCAGATTAACGTGCCGAGCATGGTCGGAGAACTGCGAAGCAGGGTTGTATCATCGGAAGAATAA
- a CDS encoding TIGR00266 family protein, producing MGKAHEIEYKVYGDDMQFVEVELDPAESVIAEAGALMFMEPGIQMETIFGDGSGQGENRGLTGKLFGAGKRLLTGESLFMTLFTNSGAGKAHASFAAPYPGKIIPVDLTAYNGKVICQKDAFLCAAKGVAIGIEFNKRLGTGFFGGEGFIMQKLEGDGLAFLHAGGTIVEKELRPGETLRVDTGCLVGMTGSVCYDIQFVGGIKTAFFGGEGLFFATVSGPGKVWLQSLPFSRLADRIIASAPRLGGAQKGEGSILGGLGNLLDGDR from the coding sequence ATGGGAAAAGCTCACGAAATCGAATATAAGGTCTACGGGGATGACATGCAGTTTGTTGAGGTTGAATTGGACCCGGCTGAAAGTGTGATTGCGGAAGCAGGAGCCTTAATGTTTATGGAACCGGGCATTCAGATGGAAACCATCTTTGGGGACGGATCTGGACAGGGAGAAAACAGGGGACTTACCGGGAAACTATTTGGAGCAGGAAAAAGGCTGCTAACAGGAGAAAGTCTTTTCATGACCCTATTTACCAACAGCGGGGCAGGCAAAGCGCATGCTTCTTTTGCGGCCCCTTATCCCGGGAAAATCATCCCCGTTGATCTAACTGCGTATAACGGTAAAGTAATCTGTCAAAAGGATGCCTTTTTATGTGCCGCAAAAGGGGTAGCGATCGGCATCGAATTCAATAAAAGACTCGGGACCGGATTCTTTGGCGGTGAAGGATTTATCATGCAGAAACTCGAGGGAGATGGCCTGGCTTTCCTGCATGCCGGCGGAACAATTGTCGAGAAGGAACTTCGGCCGGGAGAAACCCTCAGGGTCGATACCGGCTGTCTCGTCGGAATGACCGGCAGCGTTTGCTATGATATTCAATTTGTCGGAGGCATCAAAACTGCTTTCTTTGGCGGGGAAGGACTATTCTTTGCAACTGTTTCTGGTCCCGGCAAAGTTTGGCTGCAGTCTCTGCCGTTCAGCCGTCTCGCGGACAGGATCATTGCTTCCGCGCCGAGGCTTGGCGGGGCCCAGAAGGGCGAGGGGAGTATCCTTGGAGGACTTGGGAACCTTCTGGATGGAGACAGATAA
- a CDS encoding (Fe-S)-binding protein — translation MPKKKKLPPVLALIRDNIVEYQNPLALKPKEIASWVKDLKLPKKGEILFYTGSEYQLLPYIDSLVKTLIYVDSSSNLFSWLMGARKLVNKTGINAEKIYASVLAKDKERFYSVNYKAAIILQKLGYDLCYDPQADMYTGALLDELGFWQELKSYAVILAERIRETEAKVIVCTSPHAAEMFKLIYPKLVDFPDVQVKTFIELVWEKRRLLPAVEEKDPVVIHDSCRMARELGISQEIRDVLDAVGVKYIEPLRCREWTTCCGGPSKMLFPEISKTISKRRVVELADTGAKRALISCPYCLSSLESGVDKNHPMIMDDMVEFLFRGFKE, via the coding sequence TTGCCTAAGAAGAAAAAACTGCCGCCTGTTTTGGCTTTAATCAGGGATAATATTGTTGAATATCAGAACCCGCTGGCTTTGAAGCCAAAGGAGATAGCTTCCTGGGTGAAAGATTTAAAGCTGCCTAAAAAAGGTGAGATCCTGTTTTATACAGGCAGTGAATATCAGCTTTTGCCGTATATTGATTCACTTGTCAAGACTCTGATTTATGTTGATTCGTCCAGCAACCTTTTCTCCTGGCTGATGGGAGCAAGAAAGCTTGTGAATAAGACCGGTATTAATGCGGAGAAGATCTATGCTTCTGTCTTGGCCAAAGACAAAGAAAGATTCTATTCTGTAAATTATAAAGCAGCAATCATTTTGCAAAAACTTGGTTATGATCTTTGCTATGACCCTCAGGCAGATATGTATACCGGTGCTTTGCTGGATGAACTTGGTTTTTGGCAAGAATTAAAGTCCTATGCTGTGATCTTAGCTGAACGCATTAGAGAGACCGAAGCAAAAGTTATCGTCTGCACTTCGCCGCATGCAGCGGAAATGTTCAAGCTTATTTATCCCAAACTGGTTGACTTTCCGGATGTTCAGGTGAAGACTTTTATCGAATTAGTCTGGGAAAAAAGGCGTTTGCTTCCTGCTGTTGAGGAAAAGGATCCGGTGGTTATCCATGATTCCTGCCGGATGGCCAGGGAACTTGGCATATCCCAGGAGATCAGAGATGTTTTGGATGCAGTCGGTGTAAAATATATTGAGCCGCTGCGCTGCAGGGAGTGGACAACCTGTTGCGGAGGCCCAAGTAAAATGCTGTTTCCTGAGATATCCAAAACAATTTCCAAACGTAGAGTAGTTGAATTGGCGGATACCGGAGCAAAGCGGGCTTTGATTTCCTGCCCGTACTGCTTATCTTCACTGGAAAGCGGTGTTGATAAGAATCATCCGATGATCATGGATGATATGGTTGAATTCTTATTTAGGGGGTTTAAAGAATAA